A genomic region of Trichothermofontia sichuanensis B231 contains the following coding sequences:
- the trmFO gene encoding FADH(2)-oxidizing methylenetetrahydrofolate--tRNA-(uracil(54)-C(5))-methyltransferase TrmFO — protein MFPVSTAQQPVQVIGGGLAGTEAAWQLAQAGVPVILYEMRPQRTSPAHHTDDLAELVCSNSFGAQASDRAAGLLHAELRRLGSIIIQMADRHAVPAGGALAVDRAVFSRTLTETLANHPLIELRREEVRSLPNTGISVLTTGPLTSPDLAAALQRFTGQDYLSFFDAASPIVVGESIDRRIAFLASRYQRGEAAYLNCPLDREQYLAFWQALCTAEQVELKNFERETAKFFEGCLPIEEMARRGEDTMRYGPLKPVGIERPGTGEPGKGKWPYAVVQLRQEDRAGHLWNMVGFQTNLRWGEQMRVFRMIPGLEKAEFVRLGVMHRNTFINAPELLLPTLQFKQRPTLLAAGQLIGTEGYTAAAAGGWLAGTNAARLAHGLPPVALPKTTMMGALFDFISSASPKHFQPMPPNFGILPDLPERVRDKRQRYGRYRDRALADLSTWQRSTLGLCP, from the coding sequence ATGTTCCCCGTATCAACTGCACAACAACCCGTACAGGTAATTGGTGGGGGTCTCGCTGGCACTGAGGCGGCATGGCAACTGGCCCAGGCGGGTGTCCCAGTGATCCTGTACGAGATGCGTCCCCAGCGCACCAGCCCTGCTCACCATACAGACGATCTGGCTGAGTTGGTGTGTAGTAATTCTTTTGGAGCACAAGCGAGTGATCGTGCGGCTGGACTCCTGCACGCAGAATTACGACGATTGGGATCGATCATTATCCAGATGGCGGATCGCCATGCGGTTCCAGCAGGCGGTGCGTTGGCTGTTGATCGCGCTGTGTTTAGCCGGACGCTAACGGAAACCCTGGCTAATCATCCTTTGATTGAATTACGCCGGGAGGAGGTGCGATCGCTGCCCAATACGGGCATTAGCGTGCTAACCACGGGGCCGCTTACCAGTCCTGATCTTGCGGCAGCCTTGCAACGCTTTACTGGCCAGGATTACCTGAGCTTCTTTGATGCAGCTAGCCCAATCGTCGTCGGGGAATCCATCGATCGCCGCATTGCTTTTTTGGCCTCCCGCTATCAAAGGGGGGAGGCGGCCTATCTCAACTGCCCTCTAGATCGGGAGCAGTATCTTGCCTTCTGGCAGGCCCTCTGCACAGCGGAGCAGGTGGAATTGAAGAACTTTGAACGGGAGACAGCGAAATTTTTTGAAGGTTGTTTACCGATCGAGGAAATGGCCCGTCGCGGTGAAGATACGATGCGCTATGGTCCCCTTAAACCTGTGGGGATTGAGCGACCGGGGACGGGGGAACCGGGGAAGGGCAAATGGCCTTATGCGGTCGTGCAACTGCGCCAGGAGGATCGGGCGGGGCACCTGTGGAATATGGTAGGGTTTCAAACCAATCTCCGGTGGGGAGAACAGATGCGAGTGTTTCGGATGATTCCAGGTCTGGAAAAAGCCGAATTTGTGCGACTGGGGGTAATGCACCGCAATACGTTTATCAATGCGCCCGAATTACTTTTGCCCACGTTGCAGTTCAAGCAACGGCCCACGCTCCTCGCCGCAGGACAATTGATTGGTACGGAAGGATATACTGCCGCCGCGGCTGGGGGGTGGTTAGCAGGGACCAATGCGGCCCGCTTGGCCCACGGGTTACCGCCCGTTGCTTTGCCTAAGACGACGATGATGGGTGCTCTGTTCGACTTCATCAGCAGCGCTTCCCCCAAACATTTCCAACCCATGCCGCCTAATTTTGGCATCCTGCCGGATTTGCCGGAGCGGGTTCGGGATAAACGCCAGCGCTATGGCCGATACCGCGATCGTGCCCTGGCGGATTTAAGTACCTGGCAACGATCGACACTGGGGCTGTGCCCGTAA
- the cas7d gene encoding type I-D CRISPR-associated protein Cas7/Csc2, protein MALLKSVDAKFFHTEIPYKPMGKYAHFLTVRVTESYPLFQTDGELNKARVRAGIRDNSTISRLAMFKRKQSTPERLVGRELLRTYGLVKPEECEYNVEFGMDNPDCIIYGFAIGDSGSEKSKVVVDTAFSITAFDESHETFTLNAPFENGTMASKGEKGSKPGEVTSRINQQDHIRPQVFFPSIVTLKDPTEASFLYVFNNILRTRHYGAQTTRTGRVRNELLGVVFADGEIVSNLRWTQAIYDQMQADGTLKAPDPLDEDDVLQAATTTIQSLMAKEFIVHTDLIGHDFEPLLTEVKELTASEAGIRSILKQADDEAKAYAEKHIGKKKVASARS, encoded by the coding sequence ATGGCCCTACTAAAATCCGTTGATGCCAAGTTCTTCCACACTGAAATTCCCTATAAACCGATGGGGAAATATGCCCATTTTCTGACAGTGCGGGTCACCGAATCCTATCCTTTATTCCAAACCGATGGTGAACTCAATAAGGCGAGGGTACGCGCGGGAATAAGAGACAATAGCACGATCAGCCGTCTTGCCATGTTCAAGCGCAAGCAATCGACGCCAGAGCGCTTGGTAGGGCGAGAATTGCTGCGCACCTACGGTTTGGTCAAACCAGAAGAATGTGAGTATAACGTTGAGTTTGGGATGGATAACCCTGATTGTATTATCTATGGGTTTGCGATCGGGGATTCTGGTTCTGAAAAATCCAAAGTAGTCGTTGATACTGCTTTTTCAATTACCGCCTTTGACGAATCTCACGAAACTTTTACCCTGAATGCTCCATTTGAGAACGGCACCATGGCTTCTAAAGGGGAAAAGGGTTCTAAACCAGGTGAAGTTACCAGCCGCATTAATCAGCAAGACCACATTCGCCCCCAGGTATTTTTCCCCAGTATCGTGACCCTCAAAGACCCTACAGAAGCCAGTTTTCTGTATGTTTTCAACAATATCCTAAGGACGCGCCACTACGGAGCCCAGACGACCCGCACCGGTCGAGTTCGCAATGAGTTGCTTGGGGTCGTATTTGCGGATGGTGAAATCGTCAGTAACCTACGGTGGACTCAGGCGATTTATGATCAAATGCAGGCTGATGGTACACTCAAAGCGCCTGATCCTTTAGATGAAGACGATGTATTACAAGCAGCGACCACGACGATTCAATCTCTTATGGCTAAAGAGTTTATTGTACATACCGATCTGATTGGTCATGACTTTGAACCACTACTGACTGAGGTCAAAGAACTGACGGCTAGTGAGGCTGGTATTCGGTCTATCCTGAAACAGGCTGATGATGAGGCTAAGGCTTATGCAGAGAAGCACATTGGCAAGAAGAAAGTGGCTAGTGCGAGGTCATAA
- the cas10d gene encoding type I-D CRISPR-associated protein Cas10d/Csc3, protein MTPSDDDNNFDFLDDDYGFDESGDRTVEPAARELLTLKLLRQAIQAQNPDDNVMQDFAEMVLPNLIKYTIGVTAKGGKFFAEYLDRVVNPQRIAEGKEPVRRDNAADQSLNTHLLNGLFPANLIERRLQQLDTTVKRLVGERERRLLISGFILHDFEKFDYDLLPDMPDFIRAIRRDRSQDIRKRPISEHREIITILVKSLGLDAFICPNSTEDWAQYLDDLLFLAYNAQRRNDTNLNLSEEGLNPVLRDRTLRCLADLTCLADRLASIIKHPQDAENSGINDIIHSLSDGQLRFTYHAIAENRGVLTNVVNNALMDAYTCLNTPEQTQYTPLLYLPTGVIYLAQREAPAVNPTTLPDRVVTSIKDLCAEQLRLRQTGFGRDGKGMKYADYYNLFFDDAGLMDVALSATLRILNSNKGSVAGKRSENLVAFQQRGVLSADYDFSFKDDIRIDQLAEFGDLISRKIWGERFKQLGEIIKERAKARKTKKNLPELPAIPETLSPDNIIRKVAEFWNLSQYLPQICEIQGINEKLKELKLTGNTGGVPYEWYFLAARFLAQNPGIEDVRDTCRQVITYVTELTQPVVAQYPLPDGWGDIRDWVSKVVMLPGQRQTPSTTEQVEVFLKELAYYNAAKKAGRGRQMICSISHSPYSVSEQMESAVLFTPQVYTNKQHLGGSNAKRNISSIAGTEIMLRQILMNQTQAVGKSFEDSKYRYLYFYPTYYFTPETNSFLHRAYSTIAQTRFDTGIRNHFIPKQREADFSRERYQTVDAFLMDEALPQHKQLPEEDPNFRRDRTFKLAYPDDKPLTFYFMALPPGRDSTDTESWVMPSWLAFAFPMILDVKTVVSESPIPPFTDGAEFEESVFLDSAPHAFRTLVGQDRFRLDSILEGWTDSSGIKRPAPLNVLTAAYAIHIDVNAKQGKRGYDANWGHFTELAKDLETSPLYVFSYLAKWCRGQKIDEPNLQKIRLYTYYFYPCFDPYCTYNFNEEEWNMTTESALNHPKKLTELYRKFYRANKRYNPKANAVLKPIDIAADTILKAETSMFHDEALVTVVAAEVCKLMDRVHSSTAEGRWVVSDREQERQLVLDFARYFVIDVFEKAFAGDRARLAGRQLNLIRDTCEFLYRLEQDKENQELKAKGEAIQDDTE, encoded by the coding sequence ATGACACCAAGTGACGACGATAACAACTTTGATTTCCTGGATGATGACTATGGCTTTGATGAGAGTGGCGATCGCACCGTAGAACCTGCGGCGCGGGAACTGCTAACCCTCAAACTGCTGCGACAAGCCATTCAAGCTCAAAATCCTGATGATAACGTGATGCAGGACTTTGCTGAAATGGTCCTGCCTAATCTGATCAAATACACGATCGGAGTAACTGCCAAGGGTGGTAAATTCTTTGCTGAATATCTCGATCGCGTTGTGAACCCTCAACGAATTGCTGAGGGCAAAGAACCTGTTCGTCGCGATAATGCTGCTGACCAATCCCTCAATACGCACCTACTGAATGGACTATTTCCTGCTAATCTGATCGAGCGGCGGCTGCAACAGCTTGATACAACAGTTAAACGTTTAGTCGGAGAGCGAGAACGTCGTCTCCTGATCTCAGGCTTTATCCTGCATGACTTTGAGAAATTTGACTATGATCTACTGCCTGATATGCCTGATTTTATTCGGGCAATCCGACGCGATCGCTCACAAGATATTCGTAAACGTCCAATCTCAGAACATCGCGAGATTATTACTATTCTTGTGAAATCTTTAGGGCTGGATGCATTTATCTGTCCCAACTCAACAGAAGATTGGGCGCAGTACCTTGATGATCTCCTCTTTCTAGCCTACAATGCCCAGCGACGCAACGATACCAACCTGAATCTGTCTGAAGAGGGACTCAATCCCGTTTTGCGCGATCGCACCCTGCGCTGCCTCGCGGATCTCACTTGCCTTGCCGATCGTCTAGCCTCGATTATTAAACATCCTCAAGATGCAGAAAATTCTGGCATCAACGATATTATCCACAGTCTCAGTGATGGGCAACTCCGGTTTACCTACCACGCCATTGCCGAAAACCGAGGCGTGTTAACTAACGTAGTCAACAATGCCCTCATGGATGCCTACACCTGTCTGAATACCCCCGAACAAACGCAATACACCCCCCTGTTATACCTACCTACCGGCGTGATTTACCTAGCCCAACGCGAGGCACCAGCCGTCAATCCCACTACCCTGCCCGATCGCGTCGTTACCAGCATTAAAGATCTGTGTGCCGAACAACTACGTCTCCGTCAAACTGGGTTTGGGCGTGATGGCAAAGGTATGAAATATGCCGATTACTACAACCTATTCTTTGATGACGCTGGCTTAATGGACGTAGCCTTAAGCGCTACCTTACGCATTCTCAACTCAAATAAGGGATCAGTTGCCGGTAAGCGCAGTGAAAATCTAGTGGCCTTTCAGCAGCGGGGCGTCCTGTCTGCCGACTACGACTTTAGCTTCAAGGATGATATTCGCATTGACCAACTAGCGGAATTTGGCGATCTCATCAGTCGTAAAATCTGGGGTGAACGCTTTAAGCAACTAGGGGAGATCATTAAAGAAAGAGCTAAGGCACGTAAAACCAAGAAGAACCTACCTGAGCTACCCGCTATCCCTGAAACTCTGTCACCCGACAATATCATCCGCAAGGTAGCTGAGTTTTGGAATTTGTCTCAGTATTTACCCCAGATTTGCGAGATCCAAGGAATTAACGAAAAGCTCAAGGAACTCAAGCTGACGGGTAATACTGGTGGCGTCCCCTACGAGTGGTATTTTCTAGCCGCTAGATTCCTAGCCCAGAACCCCGGTATTGAAGACGTGCGCGATACCTGCCGTCAGGTCATTACCTACGTTACCGAGCTTACCCAACCCGTTGTTGCTCAGTATCCACTCCCAGATGGCTGGGGAGATATCCGTGATTGGGTTAGTAAAGTTGTGATGTTGCCAGGTCAAAGACAGACCCCCTCGACGACTGAGCAGGTGGAAGTTTTCCTCAAAGAACTCGCTTACTACAACGCGGCTAAGAAAGCAGGGCGAGGGCGACAGATGATTTGCTCAATTTCCCATTCACCCTATTCTGTTAGTGAGCAGATGGAATCCGCTGTGCTATTTACGCCACAGGTCTATACAAATAAACAACACCTAGGGGGTTCTAATGCTAAACGCAACATCTCCAGTATCGCTGGTACCGAGATAATGCTACGACAAATTTTAATGAACCAGACTCAAGCCGTTGGTAAAAGCTTTGAAGATAGCAAATATCGCTATCTCTATTTTTATCCTACCTACTACTTCACCCCAGAAACCAACTCATTTCTACACCGGGCCTATAGTACTATTGCCCAAACTCGATTTGATACCGGCATTCGCAACCACTTCATCCCTAAGCAACGAGAAGCAGACTTTAGCCGTGAACGCTATCAAACCGTTGATGCTTTTCTGATGGATGAAGCCTTGCCTCAGCACAAACAATTGCCTGAAGAGGACCCTAATTTTAGACGCGATCGTACCTTCAAACTAGCCTACCCCGATGATAAACCCCTAACCTTCTATTTTATGGCGCTACCCCCAGGACGAGACAGTACAGATACCGAATCCTGGGTAATGCCCAGTTGGTTAGCCTTTGCTTTTCCCATGATATTGGATGTTAAAACCGTTGTCTCAGAATCACCCATCCCTCCTTTTACGGATGGGGCTGAATTTGAGGAAAGTGTTTTTCTCGATTCTGCTCCCCACGCTTTTCGTACCTTGGTCGGTCAAGATCGCTTTCGCTTAGATAGTATTCTGGAAGGGTGGACAGATAGCAGTGGAATAAAACGACCGGCACCGCTAAACGTCCTGACTGCCGCCTATGCCATCCATATAGATGTCAATGCTAAACAGGGCAAAAGAGGCTATGACGCTAACTGGGGACATTTCACAGAACTAGCCAAAGATCTTGAAACCAGCCCACTATATGTCTTTTCGTATCTGGCCAAGTGGTGTCGGGGCCAAAAGATTGATGAACCCAATCTGCAAAAAATTAGACTCTATACCTATTACTTTTATCCCTGTTTTGATCCCTACTGCACCTATAATTTTAATGAGGAAGAATGGAACATGACCACAGAATCAGCCCTGAATCACCCTAAAAAGTTGACAGAATTGTATCGCAAATTCTATCGAGCCAACAAGCGTTACAATCCCAAAGCTAATGCAGTTCTCAAACCGATTGACATTGCTGCTGATACCATCCTTAAGGCTGAAACCAGTATGTTTCATGATGAGGCCCTAGTCACTGTTGTTGCTGCCGAAGTTTGTAAGCTCATGGATCGAGTTCACTCATCCACGGCTGAAGGTCGTTGGGTTGTCAGCGATCGTGAACAAGAGCGGCAACTAGTTTTGGACTTTGCTCGCTATTTTGTTATTGATGTATTTGAGAAAGCCTTTGCCGGCGATCGTGCCCGTCTAGCGGGTCGTCAACTTAACCTGATCCGTGACACCTGCGAATTTCTCTATCGTCTAGAGCAAGACAAGGAAAACCAGGAACTCAAGGCTAAAGGCGAGGCGATCCAGGATGATACTGAGTAG
- the cas5d gene encoding type I-D CRISPR-associated protein Cas5/Csc1, with product MPHVYRVMLELHDNLYFATREIGRLYETEPVLHNYALSYALGLVDSEQYATTVSGTNGYHYFCSEQVPQYQVHLTPLNQQGIYVTPARAVRHSTVLNTWKYADNRYHVEMQKTQKNIPSFGRAKEIAPESQFEFFVISAQSLTLPHWIRIGKWMSKAELQVKELASPKRHPVQEFLFPYPLNPLDVMFTNQVLSYDTINMPPVSLIRNVRMRGDFYTFDGLSEALKLPANMEYRFGD from the coding sequence ATGCCCCATGTCTATCGAGTCATGTTAGAGCTGCATGACAACCTTTACTTTGCTACACGGGAAATTGGGCGACTCTACGAAACGGAACCTGTGCTGCATAATTATGCTCTCTCCTATGCCCTGGGTTTGGTAGACAGCGAACAATATGCCACTACGGTTTCAGGAACCAATGGCTATCACTATTTCTGTTCAGAGCAAGTCCCCCAATATCAGGTGCATCTTACTCCCCTCAATCAGCAGGGTATCTATGTCACACCCGCTAGGGCTGTTCGTCATTCGACGGTTTTGAACACCTGGAAATATGCTGACAACCGCTATCACGTTGAAATGCAGAAAACCCAGAAAAATATCCCTAGCTTTGGGCGTGCGAAGGAGATTGCTCCTGAAAGCCAGTTTGAGTTTTTTGTCATTTCTGCGCAATCTCTAACCCTTCCTCATTGGATTCGGATCGGCAAATGGATGAGTAAAGCGGAGCTTCAGGTTAAAGAGTTGGCTAGCCCCAAACGTCACCCGGTGCAGGAATTTTTATTTCCTTATCCACTGAACCCGCTGGATGTCATGTTTACTAACCAGGTGTTAAGTTACGACACTATTAATATGCCTCCAGTCAGTTTAATCCGTAATGTGCGGATGCGGGGTGACTTCTACACCTTTGATGGGTTGAGCGAAGCCTTGAAACTACCTGCTAATATGGAATATCGATTTGGCGATTGA
- the cas3 gene encoding type I-D CRISPR-associated helicase Cas3': MYSVHLKSVYSCPASAVPPEIHLPAGWQLSWHQLETLKALRDPKVDVVFNTAMTGDGKSLAAYLDVLQGESFAIALYPTNALASDQENQIKDYIHHFQPANSPRVNRLNGPELEIYAENEGLRKGSAIASRSSQSEVLITNPDIFHYLHRGAYLSSQDNPDKLWNRIDKDFDLFIFDEFHVFSAPQIASVLNIMLLIQATNRAKKFLFLSATPSDALLKRLDKAGFRCRVINPIDAGKYQFPDTPAETAALASAHWRQVAHAVNLTFVPLEPSSKASEAWLKENQSLILQPFLAHPGTKGAIILNSIAAVKRLMPILRHYFAQHGLTVRENTGLSGGQEKAESLAADLVIGTSTIDVGVDFKINFLIFESSDAGNFIQRLGRLGRHRGYQKEGRDIEFANFQAYALVPNFFVERLFAGETAVLADGQAYDRVHFQAIIREKYRQINDFEGYYQRWGSVQSFYLAKQLRHPNLQQQYADSLQKFCHACEQVFDTSLKQVGGRIAGWQTDWQRLSGKKGSPIADDATSFRGSSPLQCGLYDLTEPNERDRFKTYDLPGILSNLEIEMWSKAAFLVKLKETATRTGYPIPKGQFERCLGFMKLRGYREERLNWTFTYPGDLQSIAATYQVQVLVGLQIWQPDNPWVGSINRLLKSQGVVAYVLRQPVREVRLRLQLPTHFQIYPISDLHSLHDTNAPYSVAFGQSALLLDTLAHRFHQEGGELWIA; the protein is encoded by the coding sequence ATGTATTCTGTGCATCTCAAATCAGTCTACTCTTGCCCAGCCAGCGCAGTACCTCCGGAAATCCATCTGCCAGCAGGTTGGCAATTGTCATGGCATCAGTTGGAGACCTTAAAAGCATTGCGTGATCCGAAGGTCGATGTGGTTTTTAATACAGCCATGACAGGAGATGGTAAGAGTCTAGCAGCCTATTTAGACGTTCTCCAAGGGGAAAGTTTTGCGATCGCTCTCTACCCCACCAATGCCCTAGCCAGCGATCAAGAAAACCAGATAAAAGACTATATTCATCACTTCCAACCGGCCAATTCACCACGAGTTAACCGTCTGAATGGACCTGAGTTAGAAATTTATGCCGAGAATGAGGGATTACGAAAAGGAAGCGCGATCGCATCGCGTTCAAGTCAATCAGAAGTTCTGATTACTAACCCCGATATCTTCCATTATCTTCATCGAGGTGCTTATTTAAGCTCGCAAGATAATCCGGATAAGCTCTGGAATCGAATTGACAAGGATTTTGATCTATTTATTTTTGATGAATTCCATGTTTTTTCGGCTCCACAAATTGCAAGTGTACTTAACATTATGTTGCTGATTCAAGCAACCAACCGAGCTAAGAAGTTCCTATTTTTATCAGCAACACCGAGTGATGCCCTGCTCAAGCGATTGGATAAGGCCGGATTTCGCTGCCGGGTGATTAACCCAATTGATGCCGGTAAGTACCAATTTCCAGATACCCCTGCAGAAACGGCGGCGTTAGCTTCAGCCCACTGGCGACAAGTGGCCCATGCGGTTAACTTAACGTTTGTGCCGCTGGAGCCATCCTCTAAAGCTTCTGAAGCATGGCTTAAGGAAAACCAGTCGCTTATTCTCCAACCGTTTCTAGCCCATCCCGGCACTAAGGGAGCCATCATTCTTAACTCGATCGCTGCCGTCAAACGGCTCATGCCAATTTTGCGGCATTACTTTGCTCAGCACGGGTTAACGGTGCGAGAAAATACGGGTCTCTCTGGTGGTCAGGAGAAGGCAGAATCCCTTGCGGCTGATTTGGTCATTGGCACCAGTACGATCGATGTGGGGGTTGATTTCAAGATCAACTTCTTGATCTTTGAGTCGTCAGACGCTGGTAACTTTATCCAACGGTTAGGGCGTTTAGGTCGCCACAGGGGTTACCAAAAAGAGGGTCGGGATATTGAATTTGCTAATTTTCAGGCTTATGCACTCGTTCCTAACTTTTTTGTAGAACGATTGTTCGCTGGAGAAACCGCAGTTTTAGCGGATGGACAGGCATACGATCGCGTCCATTTTCAAGCCATTATCCGTGAGAAATATCGACAGATTAATGATTTTGAGGGCTATTACCAACGCTGGGGAAGCGTCCAGTCGTTTTATCTGGCAAAGCAACTCAGGCATCCCAACCTGCAACAGCAATATGCCGACTCTCTCCAAAAATTCTGTCACGCCTGTGAACAGGTTTTTGACACCAGTCTAAAGCAAGTGGGTGGTCGGATCGCAGGCTGGCAGACGGACTGGCAAAGACTTTCGGGCAAAAAAGGTAGTCCCATTGCCGATGATGCAACCAGCTTTCGTGGCTCTAGTCCTCTGCAATGTGGGCTGTATGACCTGACTGAACCCAATGAGCGCGATCGCTTCAAAACCTATGACTTGCCCGGCATCCTGAGTAACCTGGAAATTGAAATGTGGAGCAAAGCGGCGTTTTTAGTAAAGCTCAAGGAAACGGCTACTCGCACGGGATACCCCATCCCCAAAGGTCAGTTTGAGCGTTGTCTCGGCTTCATGAAATTGCGGGGGTATCGGGAAGAGCGTCTGAATTGGACGTTCACGTACCCCGGTGACCTGCAATCGATCGCGGCTACCTATCAGGTGCAAGTCTTGGTAGGACTACAGATTTGGCAGCCTGATAATCCCTGGGTGGGGTCCATCAACCGGCTTCTCAAGTCTCAGGGGGTGGTGGCGTATGTGCTGCGACAGCCAGTCCGGGAGGTTCGTTTACGTTTGCAGTTACCCACGCACTTCCAGATTTACCCGATCAGCGACTTACACAGTTTGCATGACACCAACGCGCCCTATTCAGTGGCGTTCGGCCAGTCAGCCCTGCTGCTCGACACCCTCGCCCACCGATTCCACCAGGAGGGAGGTGAGCTATGGATTGCTTGA
- the cas6 gene encoding CRISPR-associated endoribonuclease Cas6, producing MPHSLVLNLLPESPIPPGFTSGKHLYALFLNLVSSIDREMGDALHTNERNKAFTLSPLQVPQALRSKPYLQQSKIKSQNANQNANQNANQNAKRNSTLLTWHYTQPIAPGTPCWWRISLLDDRLFSRLTPLWLNLNLQQPWHLGPANLHIVSIQGTPQSGQPWANFCPYAQLYEQASDTDRKLTLQFYTPTAFRQGKYDTALPTPDRVFSSLLRRWNHHSGLEFSPDIVTVIQTSYFDIHTEIVTDPRAQFQHTGVTVNLENQFIGCVGKVTYQVLDRVSGQTLKQINALADFALYAGVGRKTPMGMGMAKREQAAKLPS from the coding sequence ATGCCCCATAGTCTCGTTCTCAACCTACTGCCTGAATCCCCGATTCCGCCTGGATTTACCAGCGGCAAACATCTGTACGCTCTCTTCCTCAACTTAGTGAGTAGCATCGATCGCGAGATGGGCGACGCTCTCCACACTAACGAACGCAACAAAGCCTTTACCCTTAGCCCGCTGCAAGTCCCCCAGGCCCTACGCTCCAAACCCTATCTGCAACAGTCAAAGATTAAAAGTCAAAATGCCAATCAAAATGCCAATCAAAATGCCAATCAAAATGCCAAGCGAAATTCAACGTTGCTAACCTGGCATTATACCCAGCCGATTGCCCCTGGTACCCCCTGTTGGTGGCGGATCTCACTGTTGGACGATCGCCTCTTTAGCCGCCTCACGCCCCTCTGGCTTAACCTCAATTTGCAGCAACCCTGGCACCTAGGGCCTGCGAATTTACACATTGTTAGTATTCAGGGTACTCCCCAAAGCGGCCAGCCTTGGGCTAACTTTTGTCCCTATGCCCAACTCTATGAACAAGCATCTGATACGGATCGTAAACTGACCCTCCAGTTTTACACGCCTACTGCCTTCCGTCAGGGTAAATATGATACAGCTTTACCCACCCCCGATCGTGTGTTTAGTAGCCTCCTGAGACGATGGAATCACCACAGCGGTCTTGAATTTTCCCCCGACATTGTGACCGTTATTCAAACCAGTTATTTCGATATTCACACTGAAATTGTCACCGATCCCCGTGCCCAATTCCAGCACACTGGCGTTACCGTTAATCTAGAAAATCAGTTCATTGGCTGCGTCGGCAAAGTCACCTACCAAGTTCTCGATCGCGTCTCTGGGCAAACCTTGAAACAAATCAATGCCCTAGCTGATTTTGCCCTGTATGCGGGGGTAGGCCGGAAAACTCCGATGGGGATGGGAATGGCCAAGAGGGAACAGGCTGCAAAATTGCCCTCTTGA